The Apium graveolens cultivar Ventura chromosome 3, ASM990537v1, whole genome shotgun sequence sequence ctttggttttggtagcttgggtaggcatctatcTGGTCATTGACATAGATGCCACTTCTACACTAGAAGACAAAAAAatgtttgaggttggaagagtagagacagttgaaattacctcacttacctgaggtgcctcaattactggaaagtagaagagtggcacatCTTTGTGGTGATCTTCTCTATTGAGATTTgtaataattcttctttcttgaacccaacaatttaacttgttggttgggtaATCAATAACaatgtcctcagagaggtggttagcaagcatcatgaaaaatctagcataataaacactcttacccctcttattaagctccctaacttaaaccccaactgAAACAAcactagatcactaaaattgaagtatttatcagttactagcatgtaaagcatgttgatcatggagatattaacagaatcaaaattgctaattttaccaaaaaatactttagtaactacatcacacaggtaactccattctttccttagacccaatctcctaatttcacttaatttagagatggtgagtgcataatccatggagtttaacatgttaacaatatcagtgtatgtgtgtggagtagtgacaatattatcaggaatcctaaagcatgctttaacaatgtcagTATTAACacaaaattctttacctttaatagtgaaagtgatggtcttgtcagttgagttatacactgtagttgtccatatctcctccacaacctcatagtagatagtgggagactctagcatggcatagttgatcttacagcctttcacaaaatccatcattttttggtagtcgccagactgttgaatccccttgttcacttagagctgtgaaattgttcttctcatagataaagccagtttgagacatgattttgacgactggtgccattgttagagagtaaaaattacagagagagggtaattgcttttagaaaagaaagaagttagagtagatgaattgagaatgataaaagaaaagtaatgaaaatgaattttgcttttatactctcttaaaaaataactgtaaaaaataataaagtaaaataaagtgaccaacaaaaattgcccaaaatagtcgtttttaaaaataaactgtaaaaattccatcacttatttgtcgtgttatgcttacaaattGTAAGTGTACTCGATCAATAATGTTCAGAGGATTAACGtctaggattgagacaattcgacggatgaggataaatcagttatccgtcgagttataaaacATTCcggaaaaataattgattttattaacaaattataTTCCGACTGATGATCGAAGacgatggataatgatcatctgccgggatgtaaattttgacttagccaaaatttcatccaagactgaaaaatcaattaaattcatggctgcattacaacttgcaaaatatcttaaatgattcaagaataattaagcaactcacttaccaaccttgagaaggtggattcatccagtggtttggtaaatatgcctgcaagctgtttttcacttgcaacaaaatgcagttccacagtaccattcatcacatgttcccttatgaagtggtacttgatatctatgtgctttgttcttgaatgttgtactggattttcagtgatggcaattgcacttgtgttatcatggaaaataggaatcctatccacttgtagactatagtccaacaattggtttttcatccatagaatctgttACACGAAATtctgttatacgaaattctccctataacaattggcgctagaaggagggggttTCATCTTAGGGAGAAGAGATAAACAAAGAAGGCAAACAAGCAGCGACATCAGGAAGCGGGGGCAAGAAGAAGGACCAGAATGAGGTCGAGCATACGCCCCCAGAGAATTAGGTGCCACCTCCACCAATCGCAACCGTGGATGGGCAGGCGGTCATGACGTATCTCGAAGGGCTAGCCGATCAGATGAATCAGATCAATGCCCGGATGTCAAGGGTAGAGAGAAGCTTGGTCCAGAACGCCAAGCGTAAGGCGCGCCACCTCAAGGTCTCTTAGCATAGCTGGAAGGGCAAAGGTCCTCAAAAGAGGCTGATCCACGATTTTGATTACGCGGCAATTGAgaccaagaagaagaaagaggTATTGCATGAAGAGGAAGATATACCCCAAGGTCATGATGGGCGGGGCAGCCAGATCTCTAAGAGATCAGGGCAGAAGCCAGCTTCATCTGAGCAAGGTCGACTAGCGTGCTAGACCGTGTGGGTAAAAAGCTAAGTGAGCACGACCTCAGGCTGAAGTTAGAGAATTGcaagaaagagagaaaagaaagagagcCCGTGGATCAGAGAGGCTAAAAAAGAGAGCGCGCGGCGACCCCCCTCGAAAAATGTCAACGCACCTCACCCCGGAGGGAGGAGCGATGTAGACGCAGAGACAATCATGAAGAGGAGTCACAAGTGCGAGCTGCTGGAGGAGGACGCCGCGAGCCACCTCAAGGCTCACACCATTTGAGTAATGCGGGTTGTGATAAAGAGGAGAAGTTATTAGAGTAAGAGACCTGAGGAGGATCTTAGATGAGATGGAGCGAGAGAAGAGGGGACCCCCAACCTCGGCTTCCCCTTCCCCGTTCACAGCTGCCATACGATCATCCCCCTGCCTCGGGTATTTAGGCACAACCCTGACCTTCTATTTAACAGCGAAGCTGACCCGACGGAATACCTTATACAATTTAACACTGAGATGGAAGTCTATCAGGAGCCAGAGATGACCCGCTGCAGACTCTTCGCGACATCACTCAGAGgtagtgcccaacaatggttctccaagttAGGGCCTGCTAGCATAAGGACATGGCGGCAATTGGAGGACCTGTTTGTTAGACAATTTCAGTCCACCTTCCACTACTCACCTCATGTAGCCACATTAGCCAACATCAAACAAAGGGAGGGGGAGCCCCTGGCTAAATACTTTCATCGGTTCAACGCCGAAGTTCCTAAGGTAAGGGGAGCCAGTGAGGAGACCATCAAGAATTTCTTGATTGCAGGGTTGAAAGAAGGGTCGAAATTATGGAAGAGCCTCCAGGCGAGTGAGCCGAGAACCTTGGCCGAATTCTATGAGCAAGCTGAACCGTTTAAGAGGGTAGAGAAGTTGATGAGAGAGCTAAAAATCAGTGAGAACTATCAAGAGAAGAGAGACCGGTCTTTGAGCCCTGATGAGAGGAGAAAGACGTATCGGCATAGCTCAAGCCCCAAAATGTCTGCCTGAGGTAAAGAGACAAACAAAGATTCAGGGAGACCTTATACAAGCAAATGGCAGACACACACCCCTCTGGTAGCCTCTATCGACCACATATATGTTACCTATGCTGGGAAGGGGGTATTCAGGAAGGTAGCCCCTCTCACAGACTATAACAAGAGGGACACTTGGAAGTATTATGCATACCATTAGGCCACGGGGCACGATACATCTGATTGCAGATAATTGAAGGATGAAATGGAGACATTGATAATGCAAGGGAATCTTACAGAATGGGTTCTCAAGGAGGTTCGAAGGCACATAACTGATTATCATACCGTCCCTCCTCAACCCCCAGAAGATAAAGAGAGGGTACCTCAGGCCGGAAGcattcatattattctaggcgggtctcacATTGGCGGAAACAGCCGGAAGGCGATGGACAGGTATGCCCGAGAAGCAAAGGACAAGCCCCTCACCAACGTCAACCATCTGAGCCAAAGGCCCCCGGAGCTCTTCGAAAGGGAGGCTGATGATATCGTGTTTAGGGAGAACGATGCCAAGTGGGTGCATTACCCGCATACAGATACCCTAGTTataaaaatgaagattgggaTGGTGAATGTTCACCGAGCAATGGTGGATATCGGGAGCTCGGCTGACGTTTTGACTTATGATGCCTACAAGAAGCTGGGATTGTTGGATAGAGAATTAACTTCGACAGGTGGACACCTATACGGGTTCACGGGGAACTCGATCGGAGTGAAAGGGATAATTTGGCTCCCGGTGACCATAGGAGAAGAGCCCTATGTGGCCACCCAGATCGCTATGTTCACGGCTGTAGACCAGCCTTGTGCCTATAATGTTATAGTAGGTAGACCCCTTATGAGGGAAATGAGGATGGTGACCTTGATCCATCACATGACGGTAAAATTCCTAACCCCCACGGGGGTAGGCTTCTTAAAGAGCTGTCAATATGAATCCAGGGTTTGCTACAACCAGGCACTCAGGGCAGCCGACTCAGAAAATGTATCATaggactttgtgtgcaacatggaaagtgactcatagatgactgagttgctcatTGATTTCGGGGCTGACACGGGTCATTCCTACAATTACGGGAAGaaatgcggagatgccgcgagattgtaggaagcgtgtggagccggtcgAGATTTATGTGACTAATTGGATGAAAGCCTTACTTTATCATGGGCTTGGGTTGCACGAGTTGCagaaccctaaccctagcctacatgacttgttccccaagaactacacgaggcttgatccctataaatagggtatgtaggcacttgtatgagacatgagtcgacacttgatagataataacaaaccctattctttcttaaggagtcaacatacaagctcatccaccaccatacataaccttcctccgccctcaaacaccgtccttgatcCTTGTTCCACCTATCAACCTCCAGAACACTGTTCTACAAAATTCTCTCTATAACACCCAAcaagtatcataattggtttccaTGTATTATTATCAAAAGAAACTCCTggaaacaatctttgaacaattTTCTAAACATCTTTCTTTATTTGAAAGAGTTGAGCAAATAAATTTGGCCCTTATTTGACTTCAATCATAGACCAAAAATCAATAAACAATTCActgattcatctcctgaatcagaaCTTTGGTTGGTTTGTAACCATACAaattttcaagaaggaatgcctttaatggagatcaacaataaattagactggacactagaaccaacattcgcacccataccctgctgatcagtcaggatatagtgcagatctatacctacctgtatagatccattcgggtacccaggcactatggcccaatAAACAAGGGTCCagtccatctccggcccatagggTCCAGTCCATCCCCGGCCCTCATATCAAAAGGTCCATCCATTTCTGGCccttatcgtaaccatccagtgcgtagagtattttgatgttaaatcaatttgatttcaaaacatcctgattcagggttcgcaaataacccaggaataataggtatttgctctGAAGATCGTAAATAGTAATAAGGAACAAAAGCAAAAAGGTGATTGCATAATAAAGAGTAATCGtaacaaaatttaaaatattttactattctaaatttagaatatgCAAGAAATACTTGGAATATATCACAAGGAGGTTTGATAATACTTGTCTCAGTTAATCCTCTTTTTAACTTTCATTCACCATGTTATGTTCACCCCTACTCTGTATCTACTCGTCTCATTACCACATATAATCAGGATTTACTATCactgtctggctttgaatgcctcaaactatatgtatctatcataaaatatactatttcaattaaactaataatatatataattatctagtctatacgtttatccttatcATCTACCCAACCGATAATAATAGATAAGGATTATATTTTAATCATATAGAGTTTAAAAGACATGTGGACTCATAATTTATATAACACGTAATATATAACCTTTATAATCAATCATGATTTATAATATCATAAATCAcataatactcatttaatatAACACAAAATGGTCAAAATTTATCGGTCGTTACacccttcccccttaaaaggattatgtcctcagaatcacgctagGGAACAGATACTGATACtttttcaagtatctca is a genomic window containing:
- the LOC141714946 gene encoding uncharacterized protein LOC141714946; the protein is METLIMQGNLTEWVLKEVRRHITDYHTVPPQPPEDKERVPQAGSIHIILGGSHIGGNSRKAMDRYAREAKDKPLTNVNHLSQRPPELFEREADDIVFRENDAKWVHYPHTDTLVIKMKIGMVNVHRAMVDIGSSADVLTYDAYKKLGLLDRELTSTGGHLYGFTGNSIGVKGIIWLPVTIGEEPYVATQIAMFTAVDQPCAYNVIVGRPLMREMRMVTLIHHMTVKFLTPTGVGFLKSCQYESRVCYNQALRAADSENVS